tgagtACTTTGCAAGCTTGCCTTTTAATCCCTGGAAggtggtactattattatcctcattttacagacaacaTTGAGGGAGAGTTTAAAAtaacttacctaaggtcacatGACTAGTCAGCTAGACTCAACCCTGGATTCAATTCAGAATCCATGCTCTTAATCACTTCACTGTACtgccccattcattcattcattcattcattccacaaatatctaTTGGGTGGCTACTATGTGCTAGGTTTTGTTTTTAGGCACTGAAGGTATCAAACAATACCTGACCTCAAGGACCTTAGATTCTGTGAGGAAACAGGTATAGACAATATAAATAACTAAAGATATAATACGTCAGATAGTGATGACAGGCTGAGGAGAAAAGAAGACAGGGAAGCAGGGTAGGAAGGGTGGAGGACGCTGAGATAGGGTGGCCAGGGCAGACCgccctgagaaggtgacatttgaataagGACTTAGAAGAAGTGAGAGGGGCCATGAGGATGTTGGAGGAAGAACAgcgcaaaggccctggggcaggagcacGGCTGGTGTCAACAGTCGGGACCAGCCTGGCTGGGACCTCAGGCACCAGGACGGGGAAGAGGGGGTCAGAGAGGGGACAGGAGGACAGATCGTGCAGGGCCTTGTTGGCACTGGAAGGACTTTGGCTCTTATTCTTGATGTGAAGCCAGTGGCAGGTTTTGGGCAGGGGAATGGCATGATATGATTTGGATTTAACAGGATCGCTCGGGCAGCTGTGTTAAAAATATACcgaagtgggggaggggggcacaggGCAGAATCGGAGAGAACAGTGAGGAGGCTACAGCATAATCCAAGTGAAAGGTGATTGGACCATGGtggctgcagaaaagaatgaGACGTGGTTTGGATTCTGGATGTGTTTTTAAGGTAGAGTCAACACGATTTGCCAGTGAATCGGGTTAGCATGTGAGAGAGAGTCAAGGGTGCCTCCCAGGCTTTTGGCCTACGCTCCAGGAGAGGAATGGAGTGCTGTTTTCAAGGACTGTGGCAGGCGCAGCCCTGGGAGTAGGGGAGAAAAGGAATTTGGTTTGGGATGTGGTGAGTGTGACCTGTTAGACACCCAGGAGGTGATGTGGTGTAGCAGTAAGATCCTTGAATCTGGAGTTTAGGGAGAGATCTGAGAAGCAGATGTAAACTTGAGAATCATAAATTTGAAATTGACATTTAAAGCCACCAGGCTGGATGGGATCATCTGGCGGTCCTCTCATAGGTGCTGATGCAGAATTTCAGGCCCGTGTTGACCTCTGAGGCCTCCTCCCTTCCGAGGATGCCCAGCACCACCtcacctcttccttccctcctgttcTTCCAGCACCTGCCAGGAGAAAGGGCAGTGGGAGTGTGACCAGGAGCCATGCCTGGTGGACGAAAACATGATCAAGGCCATCAACCAAGGCAACTATGGGTGAGAGGCCCGAAAAATGCCCCGAGTGGgcacacatgcacgtgcacacacatatacacatatgttctGCCCGAGATGCATGTCCTGCCAGGCGCACCCACACTCAGATCTTATTCATGTGTACATTTAGCTGGTAGGCATTCTCTCCCACCCACATGCGCATACCTCCAGGACCCCCAGCCTTGGCCGGTCTGTGACCTTCATCCCCTCTCTTTCAGGTGGCGGGCTGGGAACCACAGTGCCTTCTGGGGCATGACCCTGGATGAGGGCATTCGCTACCGCCTGGGCACCATCCGCCCGTCTTCCTCCGTCACCAATATGAATGAGATTCATGTAAGTCCATCCCTGCCCACAATCCTGCCATCTCCTCTTGGCCTACGACCCCAGGGACCCTGGCACCCTGTGTCCTGCTTCTCCAAGGGCCTAGGCCTGTCCCCCACCAATAGGCTGTGTATCCCTGGACAAGGGACTCCCCTTCTCTGGGCCTTAGGTTTCTGCCTATAACAAGATTTGCTGCACTGCAAGAACTGATGCTCAGATTCTGAGTTTTGTGGTCCCAGCATCTGACCCTCCCTAGCTTCTCCGGCCTCTCCGGCTTGGGAAAAATGTCACTGGTCCCAGTATGGCTGGGTTAGGGCCCTAAGGGCCAGGAGGTCACCTTGGTATTTTGGGAAGGGAGGGACAGACACTCCTCCAGCTTTGGCCAGAGAGCAGCAATTCTCGGAAACAAACACCATCTCAGCAGAACCCCCAGGGAGGAGGGGGTTTCTCCCTTCCCACCAGTGGGACCCTccagaggaagaaatgagaacCAGACCCACAACAGTCAAAGGGTGAGGAAGGGGAGCTTCAGCGGGACAGGGCTGGGTCACATGCCAGAGGCTCCTTCCATCAGTGGCCGGCAGGGAGGAGGCGGTGACTGGCCAGAGCGGCCCTCCCTGCAGAGGGAGCTCAGCTCAAGGCTGAGGTGACcagaccctgcccctgcccttaCTCCCCTGGGCCTCCGGCTATTTTCTGCCTCCTGCTGTTTGCCTTGGCAGCCTGCCCAGTCACGGGACCTTACTgcttcttccctcccctgccctttgGGGCCTGAAGCCCAAGGTCCTGGTGGGAAGAAGGATGTAGCAGATCAGAAGGTGCAGAGGACGAAAGAGGCAGGGGTTGAGGATGGAAAGTGGCCCGACCACTTCCCTATTCCTGGCTTCAAttgcctcacctgtaaaacaggaCTAGTCACCCCCCACCTGACACTAGAGAGGCACTAAATGGTGCCGGGGTCTTCCTCTGGGTCACCGTGGAGGTTGCTGGACTCTCTCAGCAACAGAGGGCTCAAGATCAAACTGCAGAAGGccctggactctttttttttttttaaacatctttattggagtataattgctttacagtggtgtgttagtttctgctgtataacaaagtgaatcagctatgcatatacatatatccccatatctcttccctcttgcgtctccctcccaccctccctatcccacccctctaggtggtcacaaagcaccgaggccCTGGACTCTTGGGAGACCTCCAATGCCTAGGGCCCCTGAGGGGCAGtctggggcagaggcaggaggcagaCAGAGTGACCTTTTCCTTGCAGACAGTGCTGAGCCCAGGGGAGGTGCTGCCCAGAGCCTTCGAGGCCTCTGAGAAGTGGCCCAACCTGATCCACGACCCTCTCGACCAGGGCAACTGTGCAGGCTCCTGGGCCTTCTCCACGGCAGGTACGTTCAAGGGCAGGGGCTGGCCAGGTGGGAAAGGAGGGCAAAGGCCTGAGCCCCCTGACAGCCCCTCTacctcccctcccaccagccgTGGCATCTGATCGAGTCTCAATCCATTCTCTGGGGCACATGGCACCTGTCCTGTCGCCCCAGAACCTGCTGTCTTGTGACACGCACAACCAGCAGGGTTGCCGCGGTGGGCGACTTGACGGTGCCTGGTGGTTCCTGCGCCGTCGAGGGTGAGCAGCAAGGGGGTAGGGAAGAGGGCATGAGGCGGGGGTCTTAGGAAGGGAAAGCCTGCAGGAAGGGCCTGGGCCAGGCTGCCCCGTGCCCACTCTGTCCCcgctccctcctgctgcccctgcAGGGTTGTGTCTGACCACTGCTACCCGTTCTCGGGCCATGGGTGGGACGAGGCTGGCTCCGCACCCCGCTGCATGATGCACAGTCGGGCCATGGGTCGGGGCAAACGGCAGGCCACCGCCCGCTGCCCCAATAGCTATGTCCATGCCAATGACATCTACCAGGTCACTCCTGCCTACCGCCTCGGCTCCAACGTAAGTCTGCACTTGGGTGAGGGGGCAAAGGCAGGAGAGCTGGAAGGTTGGCCAAAGGCTTGAGCCTTGCACCTGATGGAtactcttctccccaccccctcacccttcAGGAGAAGGAGATCATGAAGGAGCTGATGGAGAATGGCCCTGTCCAAGGTAAATGCCCCTCATCCTGCCCCCTGATTCCAGAAGCTTGTGCCTGCTTGAGACTGGGCACGGAGGCACAGGTGGTCCGTACAGCATTGAGCAGCAAGTCCACTGGGGCCAGGAGCGGGGGGACCATGTCCCTTCCCCAGGAGCAGCACCTGGAGGGGGCACTTAGAGTCTTGGTACCAGAGGCCCCGGGGCCTGGGCATGCATCTCCAGGCTTGGGTATCAGTGCCTGTGCTGATGGGCTGAGCCAGCCCCATTTTGacctctgcccacagccctcaTGGAGGTGCACGAGGACTTCTTCCTGTACCAGAGTGGCATCTACAGCCATACACCAGTGAGCCTTGGGAGGCCGGAGCAATACCGCCATCATGGGACCCATTCGGTCAAGATCACAGGGTGAGGGGCTTGGTGGGCAGGGGGGTTGGGGGCAGCAGGGCTTGCACTGGGGCCTCTGAGTCTGCCTTGAATCCTTACCACCTCTCTGCAAAGCTCCATTTCATAGGGGAGGAAACCGAGACTCAAAAAGAGGAGATACTTGCCCTGGGTCACACCAAGAGTTAGGGGCCTTTTAAGGTGTCTTAGAACTCTTCCTTCCTTACACACTGGGAAAACTAACTCCAAATGAAATACAGACAAGGATTCAAGAGTTGCTCAACCTCTCCCCAGCTCAGCacctgtcccagctctgcctgacTCACTCCCCcagccctcagtttccccagctgatATAAGAGGCAATGCTAGAGTCACTGATTTCAATAGTCCAACCAATGAAATGTACTTTGcacacacaccccgccccccatcccctgccaggtgaggagggagggcaggcagaTGTGTGAGGTCCCAGAGAGCTGGTCGCTGGGATGTGGATCCCTGGAGGGGGGGAGGCCCAGTTTCCCTCCTTTTCTGCTTCCCCCTCCAGTTGTCCCTTTGGGACCGTCCCCACACTGGGCACAGGTGCACAGAATTAGAGATGTGGAGACTGAGGGAGATGCAGAAAGGGACAGAGAGCTGCCCAAGTCCTGAGGGTGCACCCAAGTCACCAAAGGCAACAGGGGCCTGGGCAGGGAAGGCCGCGGGCGGGAGCTCCTGAAAGCAGGTGAATCAGCGTCCTTCCCCCTCCGGCTCTGCCCCgcaggtggggggaggagacGCTGCCCGACAGAAGGACGCTCAAGTACTGGGTGAGTCCCTGCGCCGCGTGCCCTGCGGCCGCTGTCACCTTCCCCCGGGCCTCCTGTCCTCCTCCCCAACTCCGATTCCCCTCCTCACGGCTCCTCCTCATTCCCAGACGGCGGCCAACTCATGGGGCCCAGCCTGGGGAGAGAGGGGCCACTTCCGCATCGTGCGCGGCGCCAACGAGTGCGACATCGAGAGCTTCGTGCTGGGCGTCTGGGGCCGCGTGGGAATGGAGGACATGGGTCACCACTGAGGCCGCGGGCACCACGCCGGGAAGAGCCTCCTGTGGGGCAGCagaccccgccccgcccgcccgaCGGAGCTCCGGGCCCCAGGGGCCTAATCCTTGCGAGGGTTCCGCTGACACAGCGCCCGGCTTGGGAGCCGCGGGCCGGCGAGGCTGGCGGAGCCCCCAGACCTCCCAGCGGGGGCTCGGCAGGGCCTGGCCGGGGAGGAGCAAGACCACCGAAGCCAGGACACCCCCTTCTCCGGCCCCaccactccaccccacccttgTACTCTTATTCctcaaagatatttatttttcttttcactgttttaaaataaaaacaaagtattaaTAACTAtgtatcggggcttccctggtggcccagtggttaagagtccgcctgccaatgcaggggacacgggttcgagccctggccctggacggggaagatcccacatgccgcagagcaacaaagcccatgagccacaactactgagcctgtgctccagagtccgtgaaccacaactactgaagcctgcgtgcctagagcccgtgctccacaacaagagaagccaccacaatgagaagcccgcacaccgcaactaagagtaacccccgctcgccgcaactagagaaagcccgcgcgcagcaacaaagacccaacgcaggcaaaaataaataaataaattaaaaaacaaaaaaacaaaaaaaactatgtaTCTTGGAACTTCTGGGCATGGAAAACCAGGCCAGAGTTTGGGTGGCATACGGTTAGACAGCAGAAAGGACTGCCTGAGGTGGTGGGTTGGGGGGAGGTGGACCAGAAATCTTAGCCTCCATTCAGCCCTAATTGTCAGTGGCCCTGGACACTGACCCACTTGGAGGTGGGGCATGGATGGCATGGCCTTTGGCCTCTAGAGAGTCGTGGGCCCGTGGGAACCACCTCTCAGACGCTGAGTCAGCGTCGCCTGAGGCGGGGGAATCCAACCCACCAATCAGCAGAACTGGCGCCAGTGCCCAGCAGGCAAGGGGGGCACAGCCCCACAGAAGCTGGAGCCTCTGTCTCTGCAGATCAGCCTCTCCAAGCCACCCAGGCAAATGGACCCCCCCCCCCCTGCTTCCCCTACCCCTAGGCCAGGCTGGGCCGGCCTCTCtgagccctctccctcccccacctccccatgcTCCCAGTGCCAGGAGAATTAAGTCCAGGCCTcggcctggcattcaaggccatCAGGACCCACCCCACCAGCCTCCTCACCAGCTTCTTCACCCAGTGCCCAGGCGACTCCAGAGTCCTCACTGCTCGCTAATGTCCAGTACACACACAGACCACTGGGCATTTGTACATGCTGCTCTCGGTCCAGATGCCCTTCCGTTCCACCCACCCCTGTCCCACTGCTGTTTCGAAGCCAGCTCCAGGGTTTCTTCAATCAGACAGTACTGGTGGAGAGTAGCTGATATGCCAGGTGCTGTGCAAGGGACCCATGAGCCCCCAGACCACCCCGACCCCACTTAGCATGGCTTAGACACCCCCTCCCTGAGCTCATCCGCATCTTGCCCTTTCACCAGTATTTCACGTATCCTCCTTATGCTggaagttccttgagggcagcgAGTGGGTCTGGTTCATTGATGAGTCCTGGTACCCACACCTGTACACTGGATAAGGTGGTGTTACAGTTTGTGGAATGGTTGAATGAATATAACCCATTCTTTCCCCCCCATTCCCTTCTCAAgactccctccccagcccacccctctaggcacCATGGTCAGTGTGAAGCCCTGCCTTTCCAGGAGCTCAGGGAGGCTGTGCCTGGTGATGGGGCCTCCCATGGCAGGAATCCtccttgcccccacccccagctgaccGGGAAGGCAGGGGAGCCAGAGTCGCTGAGCAGAGGCAGCAGGGAGGTCTGTCCCCTGGCAGGCAGCCCCTCAGGGCCAGCCTTGTCCCCCGGGCCGCTTGGGCATCACCTGAAAGGAATGCGGGGTGACCGATAAGCCGCTGCCTTTGTTTCATTTCCTGTTTGCTAGGACGTCCCGAGCCGGCTCCCCTGGCCGGCCCGCCTGTCCCCAAGGAGCCAAGGCTGGCCGGGGGCCCTGGGGACAACGAAGGGAGGGGAGTCCTGAGCAGGGGTGACGGGGGCTGCCCAGTTACTACCCCCTCTGCGCCTTTGGCTGCCAGACGCGCCCACTGCTCCCATCCCGCTGGAAAAACCCCGGTCCAGGGGCGCGGCTGGAATTTTCTACAAGGACCTTTGGCGGAAGCAATGGGGgttgggaaagggaggggaaCAGGGGCGCGGCCGGGTCTCCAGGCTCTTAGCTCTGCCAGCCCTGCTGGGAGGCCTGACCCTCTGGACCCAAGTGGGGTCGGCCCAGCTCTGTTCCTGGGCCAGGGGCCCCAGGCCCACAAGGTCCGCCGTGGAGCGGGAGAGCGTGTGAATGGGGCTGGGGCGGGCTTAGTGGGTGCCTCGTCAGCCACCTCTGGTTCTCTCAGTGAGAACCAACACTCAATGAACATGTTGTTGTAAAGGGAGAGGCAGACCAAGGACCTCCAACCAGATTACTGCCCTTGAGTGGGTCCAGAAAGAAATCCTGGCACCCCAGCACCCTGCTCTGTGTCCTGAGGCTAGTCCCTCGCTCTCTCTGGGCCAAGGGCGTCCTTAGACAAACCTGAGTTTGAACCCCTACTCTGCTTGTTCTGCACTGGCTATGTAATCTTGacctctcagagcctctgtttttctatctttaatggggataatagtactcACCTCCTGGAgttattgggaggattaaaagagacaaagcatGCTAAGCATTTAGCACCATGCTTGGAACTTattaagggctcaataaatggtaacagCTCCAATCTTCTAAAGGTGCGGGTGGACTTGATAATGTAAATGTTTTTCATAATGAgctaaacatttatttagtgcttagCCACAGCCTTCTGACAGCACGTTGTTCtgagtgttttacatatattatctcatttaatactaaAAAGAAGCCCCTATTTccttattttgcagataaggaacaGAAGCATAGAAGAATCTGAAGGTTGGTTGAGGCAGGATTAAACCCAGGCTGTCTGACTTCTCATATTAATCAACTTTGTACTAATAGTGGTTGTTTGGTAGTGATAGTCCAATGTCTTTTACCAAGTCCTTTCCCTGTTTGACAAActcttattcatccttcaaaacccagctcaaatGTCTGTCCTCTGGAAAGCCTTTCCTGATGTCCATCTTCTAGACCTCCAGGGACTCCAGCATACATCCCTGGCACAGACAACTTTTCCTCCCACAAAATGTTGGGGCAGGAGTTTTTTTCTTAGTCCCGTCCTTTCTTATGCACCAAATGTTCCGCTTGGGCATTCATTCTGGTCTCCCATGGAGCTCTGCAGGGTCCCGAGGCACCTGACTTTCGTTTCCCGAGAGCTGCTGAGTTACATCACTTCACTAGTGCTGATGCTTCACATCTTCCTGGTATCTTGCCAAACCCCATCCTTGCCAGGTGCCCATTAAGGGAAAGGAATCCATGCCTACTGAGTCTGCAGTGGGCCAGGCCTTGGGCTGAGCGCTTCACACACTTTAGCTCATTTGATCCTACAAACAACCCTGTGAAAAAGTATATCTTTAGAAACCAATGCCAACAAGTGAGGTGACCCTGGGAATCTAAGGGAGGGGTGAACTTCCAGATTGTGAGCAGGGCTAGTGGGTCCAGGCACAGCCAGAGCTAGGGATCCAAATCCTGCCAGGACTCACTCAcatactctgtctctctctgccctgcctctccctctctaGACTAACTCTGCCATGAGGTAGGACATTTGACCAATGACAACTCCTGAGCCTCTCACATTTTCACAGCCATCTTCTCAGTTTTGActcaaaacagaacagaacagggAAGGCTTCCAATTGGCCCAGCTCTAACCAGGTGTCCACCTGTGGTCCAACCATCTATAGCCAAGGGACAGGATCATAGATGCCATGACTGCCCTGGCTGAACCAGTGTTTGGAGGAGAAGATCCTAAAGAAGGGGAAGACTGCTGTTCCAGGGGAAAGGAGGGATGCTGAACAGATGATGGAAACAGTCCATAATGGCTAGGGACTACTGTTACCACCATTGGACAGGTAAGGAGATAGAGGCTCAGGGAAGCATGGGATTGGTCAGGTCACTTAGCTGATAAGTGGTGCAGCTGGATACAGCCCACACTGCCTAccactgaatttgtagatcaaCCCAGAAAGATGACTTCGTGGGTCAGAGAATGAGACGTTCCtcccccagcttctccctgatGACTCATTCCTGAACCCTGGGAGATAACTTTTCTAGAATCCCACCCATTTTGTGAAAATTCTGTGGCTCTGACACTAACACCGGAGGCAGTCTTCCCAAAGTAAAGCAAAGCTCAGTCTGAGCAGGCCTTCCAGGAGAGCATCCTTCTTCCTGCTCCAAGGGGAATAGCGCGGTCCCCACCGTGGGATGTGATGAGATGGTTTAACAGGAGCTGTTTGTTTTGAGAGCAGAggtatgagtgaatgaatgggtgCACACAGGCAGGGCCCAGAAGCACGGTCAACGTTGGCAGCAGGGCCCCCTGCTGGCTGAATCTGCACCGCACCCACCACAGCCCAGAGAAGCGAAGAGCAGGGACCTGAGAGACACCTGGAACTGAGCAGCTACCGGCATGCACATTTCTCAGACTCCCTGGGTGAGTCCTCATTACTGCTCCATGAAGCCTGGAGACCGGCAAGGAGACAAACAGAAAGGGGCAGAACTGGGAATGCATCTCATTCTGTTGGACTCCAGGGCCCCACACTCTGCACCTCTCACCCAGATGTTGTGCCCCAGCCTGGCCAGGGAGGGCTTTGAGGTTCCTGTGGCTCTGTCACCTGTGGCTCTGTCCTCCACTCAGGCTCCCCTGTCTCCCCCCAGCACACACAACCTCCCTAGGGAAGCCTCTAATTCAGAGCCAGACAGACCCAGGCTCAAAGCCAGGCCCCACTGGACTCCCCGAAGCTCACTTtccactctgaacctcagtttcctagtctgtaaaatgggaacagttaTCTCTGCCATCTCTGTGTGGGAGCTGACCAAGATTGAACATTTCCCTAAGAATGAGGAAATGAGGGAAACAAGCTGGGCCCACGGAGAGTCAGACTGAAGAAACTGGTACCTAATTAATCAGAGCAGAGACGTGCAAGTCACCTTAAAGGGCCAGGCTGACTCTGGGTCCTGTAGAAGCTGACAGTCCTAGGTGAAAGTACTGACCCATCTAAAGTAATAAAGTACCCTCAGACAAAGGTGAACCCGTGATCCTGAGATACTGAGTTTGTCCAGGGAGAGGCTGCTCTGGCCATCAGACCAGTGGCCAAGCTGAGTCTGTGTTACAATGGACAAGGTGGGTGTTATTGATGGGCTTTGAGTAGTTCCTTCCCCCGAGGCAGGGTAGTGCTCTGGAGACCTGGACGTGGGGGCTTAGACTGGGGCCATTAACCCAGGGTCTCAGCCTCAAATGTCTTTGGGACTAGGCAGATACAAGGTGAGCCAAGAGTGTCGGAATAGGGAATAGCGGGGCCTGCGTCCAGCATGTATTGGAGAGTGCACACTTGCCTAAAGGCATTCAGAATCAATGACTTTTAAACACATGATGCCAGCCTGCATCACTCAGGGTCCCAACAGGAAATGGCGTGTTCTAATGAAAAGAACTTGGGCAGAGTTTATTTTCAAAAGGACTAATGACAAAGTAGGGCATAGGGGAGTCGCAAGAGCTCTGAGGCTAGCAATAGCATAGCTTTCATTCCCCTAGGCCACAGGGTCAAAGGGAGGGAGCGGTGACCAGGCTCTGATGGAGAGTTATGTAGAGCAGAGGTGACCTCACGGTGAAGGGGCAGGGGAATAAATACCTCAACCTCactctttcccctccctctcctctcctgctggcTCCTCATTTACCAAACCCCACAGGAGCCGTGGCTGTGGACTTTCACATGGACAAGAAATAAAGTTCTATCTTATTTAAACCACTGTTTTTAAGGGTCTTTTGAAAAAGCAATCTAGCCCTAACCAACACACACATAAAAGGAAACATCTgccaagaagatataataatcatGAACTTATATGGATCATaaacttatatttattttggtgAAACATATCAAGCAAATCTGTCAGAACCACAAGGAGAAAGGCAGGAATCTATAAACAaagtgggaatttttttttcaaagtgggAAATTCTAATTAAGCTTTCTTAAAACCAGTGGATCAAATAGCAAAACGTTAGTAAGGACACAGAAGTTAGGACAATGTAATTAAGAACTTCATCTGCTAGATAAACATAAACTGTACACCTCCTTACACACAGAATACCCATtgttttcaagttcacatggaacacttttaaaaataccacaTATATGGCCATAAAGGAAgtctaagatttttttaaagaatcaatttcattggggcttccctggtggctcagtggttaagaatccgcctgccaatgcaggggacacatgttagagccctggtctgggaagatcccacatgccgcagagcaactaagcccacgtgccacaactactgagcctgtgctctggagcctgtgagccacaactactgaagcccacgcactgcaacgaagagtagcccccgctcaccgcagctagagaaagcccacacgcagcaatgaagacccaacacagccaaaaaaaaaaaaaaaaaaaaaaaaaaaaagaatcaatatcaTTCAGTCATGTTCTCTAGCCCCAATATGA
Above is a window of Balaenoptera acutorostrata chromosome 1, mBalAcu1.1, whole genome shotgun sequence DNA encoding:
- the TINAGL1 gene encoding tubulointerstitial nephritis antigen-like isoform X2; this encodes MHRGRIYPVLGTYWDNCNRCTCQEKGQWECDQEPCLVDENMIKAINQGNYGWRAGNHSAFWGMTLDEGIRYRLGTIRPSSSVTNMNEIHTVLSPGEVLPRAFEASEKWPNLIHDPLDQGNCAGSWAFSTAAVASDRVSIHSLGHMAPVLSPQNLLSCDTHNQQGCRGGRLDGAWWFLRRRGVVSDHCYPFSGHGWDEAGSAPRCMMHSRAMGRGKRQATARCPNSYVHANDIYQVTPAYRLGSNEKEIMKELMENGPVQALMEVHEDFFLYQSGIYSHTPVSLGRPEQYRHHGTHSVKITGWGEETLPDRRTLKYWTAANSWGPAWGERGHFRIVRGANECDIESFVLGVWGRVGMEDMGHH
- the TINAGL1 gene encoding tubulointerstitial nephritis antigen-like isoform X1, with the translated sequence MWRCPLRLLLLLLPAGELALGAQRGRGRRELAPALHLRGIRDAGGRYCQEQDLCCRGRADDCALPYLGATCYCDLFCNRTVSDCCPDFWDFCLGVPPPFPPIQGCMHRGRIYPVLGTYWDNCNRCTCQEKGQWECDQEPCLVDENMIKAINQGNYGWRAGNHSAFWGMTLDEGIRYRLGTIRPSSSVTNMNEIHTVLSPGEVLPRAFEASEKWPNLIHDPLDQGNCAGSWAFSTAAVASDRVSIHSLGHMAPVLSPQNLLSCDTHNQQGCRGGRLDGAWWFLRRRGVVSDHCYPFSGHGWDEAGSAPRCMMHSRAMGRGKRQATARCPNSYVHANDIYQVTPAYRLGSNEKEIMKELMENGPVQALMEVHEDFFLYQSGIYSHTPVSLGRPEQYRHHGTHSVKITGWGEETLPDRRTLKYWTAANSWGPAWGERGHFRIVRGANECDIESFVLGVWGRVGMEDMGHH